A single Candidatus Methylomirabilota bacterium DNA region contains:
- the polX gene encoding DNA polymerase/3'-5' exonuclease PolX: MRNLEIAKLFHEIADLLEIKDENIFKIRAYRRAAMNLESLTEEIEAVAVRGGLADIAGIGKDLAAKIQQALETGRMEYLEELRAEIPRGVVELMAIPGVGPKTAKLLFQQLQVDSVERLEALALQGKLLGLPGIKQKTVDNILKGIQVVKAGRERMPLGRALPLAHELVQLLEQLPDVKQISLAGSLRRMRETVKDFDLLVTSTKPTTVMAVFTSLPQVAELLLHGETKATIRHREGIQVDLRVVEPDCFGAALQYFTGSKAHNIRVRELAVRKGLKVSEYGVFKETTGTRIAGATEEEVYNAIGLPYIPPELREDAGEVEAALEGRLPKLLQLRHIRGDLHAHTNWTDGHHPMEALIEAAQRRGYDYIIVSDHSRAATIAGGLSEEKLLEQISQIRALSKKYTKIRILAGSECDILADGTMDFSDRALAQLDIVVCAIHSRFKQDRAGMTARIVRALSNPYVHIFAHPTGRLIGERDPYDVDMEAVFAAAKQHDKALEINAQPSRLDLNDHHARRAKELGVRLAISTDTHVLDQLDNMSLGVATARRAWIEKSDVINTWPLDRLLAWAHKTRPRAA, encoded by the coding sequence ATGAGAAATCTCGAAATCGCCAAGCTGTTTCACGAGATCGCCGACCTCCTGGAGATCAAGGACGAAAACATCTTCAAGATCCGGGCCTACCGCCGGGCGGCCATGAACCTGGAGTCCTTGACCGAGGAGATCGAGGCGGTGGCGGTCCGCGGCGGCCTCGCCGACATCGCCGGGATCGGCAAGGACCTCGCAGCCAAGATCCAGCAGGCGCTCGAGACCGGGCGCATGGAGTATCTGGAGGAACTGCGCGCGGAAATCCCCAGAGGCGTGGTTGAGCTGATGGCGATCCCGGGTGTCGGCCCCAAGACCGCCAAGCTCCTCTTCCAGCAACTCCAGGTCGATTCGGTTGAAAGGCTGGAGGCGCTCGCCCTCCAAGGGAAACTCCTCGGCCTGCCCGGCATCAAACAGAAGACGGTCGACAATATCCTGAAGGGGATCCAGGTCGTCAAGGCGGGGCGAGAGCGGATGCCGCTGGGGCGGGCGCTGCCGCTGGCCCACGAGCTGGTCCAGCTCCTGGAACAGCTCCCCGACGTCAAGCAGATCAGCCTGGCCGGCAGCCTTCGGCGGATGCGCGAAACCGTCAAGGACTTCGACCTGCTGGTCACCTCAACGAAGCCGACCACGGTCATGGCGGTCTTCACGTCGCTCCCGCAGGTGGCGGAACTGCTGCTCCATGGCGAGACCAAGGCGACTATCCGCCATCGGGAGGGGATTCAGGTAGACCTCCGGGTGGTCGAGCCCGACTGCTTCGGCGCCGCGCTGCAGTACTTCACTGGCTCCAAGGCCCACAACATCCGCGTGCGAGAACTCGCGGTCCGTAAGGGGCTGAAGGTCAGCGAGTACGGCGTCTTCAAAGAGACTACCGGCACGCGAATCGCCGGCGCCACTGAGGAAGAGGTCTACAACGCGATCGGCCTGCCGTACATTCCGCCCGAACTCAGGGAAGACGCCGGCGAGGTCGAGGCGGCCCTCGAAGGGCGCCTGCCCAAGCTACTGCAACTCCGCCACATTCGCGGCGACCTGCACGCCCACACCAACTGGACCGACGGTCATCATCCCATGGAGGCGCTCATCGAGGCGGCCCAACGGAGAGGATACGACTATATCATCGTCTCGGACCACTCCCGAGCGGCCACCATCGCGGGCGGTCTCTCAGAGGAGAAGCTGCTCGAACAGATCAGCCAGATCCGCGCCCTCAGTAAGAAGTACACAAAAATTCGAATCCTGGCAGGCAGCGAGTGCGACATCCTGGCAGATGGGACGATGGACTTCTCCGACCGGGCGCTGGCCCAACTCGACATCGTGGTCTGCGCCATCCACTCCCGCTTCAAGCAGGATCGGGCCGGGATGACCGCCCGCATCGTCAGGGCACTCAGCAACCCCTATGTCCACATCTTCGCCCATCCGACCGGGCGCCTGATCGGCGAGCGTGACCCCTACGACGTGGATATGGAGGCGGTCTTCGCGGCGGCCAAACAGCACGACAAGGCACTGGAGATCAATGCCCAACCGTCGCGCCTCGACCTGAACGACCACCATGCGCGGCGGGCCAAGGAGCTTGGGGTCAGGCTTGCCATTAGCACCGATACCCACGTCCTCGACCAGCTCGACAACATGTCCCTGGGTGTTGCCACCGCCCGTCGCGCCTGGATTGAGAAGTCCGATGTCATCAATACCTGGCCCCTCGATCGCCTGCTCGCCTGGGCCCACAAAACCCGCCCCAGAGCCGCCTAA
- a CDS encoding UDP-3-O-acyl-N-acetylglucosamine deacetylase yields MSHQRTLQRIVTCEGVGIHTGQSVKMALRPAPSNFGVVFKRIDLPLAPAIEATPAHIVDVHHATTIGKDGVKVRTIEHLMAAFAGTGLDNVLVELDGAEVPAMDGSAAPFVELIRKAGLKRQMVARTYLKIKERLVVETERSSIQIVPSKRLQVIYTMRFDHPLLGEQSTAFDITREMFAKEIASCRTYGFLKDIEELRRRNLGLGGSFENAIVIGEGGVLNGDLRFRDELVRHKVLDLLGDLYLLGRPVVGTIIAHGAGHHLHTRLVREIQRHLDLEHPASVRSGVIERWAMPLLQPERSFEVAPS; encoded by the coding sequence GTGAGCCATCAGCGAACGCTTCAGAGAATAGTTACCTGCGAAGGGGTAGGGATTCATACCGGCCAGTCGGTCAAGATGGCTCTGCGGCCTGCGCCGTCAAACTTCGGTGTCGTATTCAAGCGCATCGATCTTCCTCTCGCCCCTGCTATCGAGGCCACACCCGCGCACATCGTCGACGTCCATCATGCGACCACGATCGGCAAGGATGGCGTCAAGGTGAGGACCATCGAGCACCTGATGGCGGCGTTTGCGGGAACGGGGTTGGACAACGTGCTGGTAGAGCTTGACGGCGCGGAGGTTCCAGCCATGGATGGCAGCGCCGCACCGTTTGTCGAGCTGATCAGGAAAGCAGGTCTCAAACGACAGATGGTTGCCAGAACGTATCTCAAGATCAAAGAGCGTTTGGTTGTCGAGACCGAGCGCTCGAGCATTCAGATCGTCCCTTCCAAACGCCTCCAGGTCATTTATACGATGCGCTTCGACCACCCGCTCCTGGGAGAACAGTCGACCGCCTTCGACATTACCAGGGAGATGTTCGCCAAGGAGATTGCGTCTTGCCGGACCTACGGGTTCCTCAAAGATATCGAAGAGCTTCGCCGTCGCAACTTGGGCCTCGGCGGGTCATTTGAAAACGCGATCGTGATTGGCGAGGGGGGGGTGCTCAACGGCGATCTCCGCTTCCGGGACGAGTTGGTCCGCCATAAGGTCCTCGACCTGTTGGGAGATCTCTATCTCCTTGGCCGGCCTGTCGTCGGGACCATCATCGCTCACGGCGCCGGTCACCACCTTCACACCAGACTTGTCCGGGAGATCCAGCGCCATCTGGACCTGGAGCATCCGGCTTCCGTTCGTAGTGGCGTCATTGAGCGATGGGCAATGCCGTTGCTGCAGCCGGAACGATCCTTCGAGGTCGCCCCTTCGTAA